The Henckelia pumila isolate YLH828 chromosome 2, ASM3356847v2, whole genome shotgun sequence genome includes a window with the following:
- the LOC140884930 gene encoding uncharacterized protein, with protein MEPRLDSGTDSNAHKTERYSPTKPRNKLGSVLKIEKHERSYDDFHPQILKNIDGKLPKSKGFTPKKTGKNSQKCEDLVMCMSNLPSYLEREENSQENTFNIGVLDWRLLKKWQHNQKDFCHINNNNSHFCGNMSAVVSSEASTSHSSLSYSFTPSQQRSELKAPSTERSCDGEELFSGNEKSFQACKTSPINGLKERKNNDLQRKPETRSRHSENGSVVSDLKGGDIIHWSIKKNQEKKNSGLDRRNIVDDECRHMETGTVKSAKHRNSSPTRKLNFGMAKITKSSSSNVTSACVCSIDCTCDVSNATSRSRTSPLRRLFDPFLRPKGGGNLRHMARLKDPSRTDGSYKLASGIRGSPASSPVNRISNLTNKEKNESSTLQALLQVALKNGVPLYTFTVDNCSEILASTVKESCSPKRKERRWIYTFFSFSETKKKNGSWIYQGSNDRNNEYIPNIVARMKASDVAYPSRQKSMIKTSVREFVLSSAGSRDVDQTSDSIPRDELAAIVINFDEKISGLMHEDNQVGQPTGLKEPFRKVTNCSYNGDGAPNGTMNDDYFNASVILPGGDHGVPSKGEPSPLIRRWKSGGSCDCGGWDLGCRLRILSSGQVSKWFTPTCGPFKLFFEEESGEKRPFYALSPFKDGIFSVEFNSSIKLIQAFSIGIAVLNSGKTSAEITSSEESEPKTLNPAVSEVSAKYLSYPPVSPFGRV; from the exons ATGGAGCCTCGATTAGATAGTGGCACTGACTCAAATGCTCATAAAACGGAACGATACTCACccacaaaaccaagaaacaagTTGGGATCTGTGCTGAAGATTGAGAAGCATGAGCGGTCCTATGATGATTTCCATCCCCAAATTCTAAAGAATATTGATGGAAAATTGCCAAAATCTAAAGGGTTTACTCCAAAAAAAACAGGCAAGAATTCACAAAAATGTGAAGATCTCGTCATGTGCATGTCGAATTTGCCTAGTTATTTGGAGAGAGAGGAGAACTCCCAAGAGAACACATTCAACATTGGGGTCTTAGATTGGCGCCTTCTCAAGAAATGGCAGCATAACCAGAAAGATTTTTGTcacataaacaacaacaattcacATTTTTGTGGCAATATGTCGGCAGTTGTGTCTTCAGAAGCATCAACATCCCATTCTAGCTTGAGTTACAGTTTCACTCCTTCACAACAGAGGTCTGAATTAAAAGCACCATCTACTGAAAGATCCTGTGATGGTGAAGAACTTTTCTCCGGAAATGAGAAAAGTTTCCAAGCCTGTAAAACCAGCCCAATTAATGGTCTAAAAGAGCGCAAAAACAATGACCTGCAGAGAAAACCTGAGACAAGATCAAGACATTCTGAGAACGGCAGTGTTGTATCTGATTTAAAGGGGGGTGATATTATTCATTGGAGCATAAAGAAGAACCAGGAGAAGAAGAATTCTGGTCTGGACAGAAGAAATATAGTTGACGATGAATGTCGTCATATGGAAACGGGGACGGTCAAATCTGCAAAGCACAGGAATTCCTCACCAACTCGCAAACTGAACTTTGGAATGGCTAAGATAACCAAGAGTTCCAGCTCAAACGTAACTTCAGCCTGTGTTTGTTCAATTGATTGTACTTGCGATGTCTCAAATGCCACAAGCAGATCCAGAACTAGTCCTTTGAGAAGGCTTTTCGATCCATTCTTAAGGCCAAAGGGTGGTGGAAACTTGCGTCATATGGCGCGGTTAAAAGATCCATCAAGAACAGACGGGTCCTATAAATTGGCCAGTGGAATAAGAGGATCTCCAGCTTCAAGTCCGGTGAATAGAATCTCAAATTTGACAAATAAAGAGAAGAATGAATCATCGACTCTGCAAGCTCTCCTCCAAGTAGCTTTAAAAAATGGTGTTCCCCTGTACACATTTACAGTTGATAATTGCAGCGAAATTTTGGCTTCAACTGTTAAAGAATCATGTTCTCCGAAAAGGAAAGAGAGAAGGTGGATTTATACATTCTTCTCCTTCAGTGAAACGAAGAAGAAAAATGGGTCTTGGATTTATCAAGGAAGTAATGATAGAAATAATGAATATATACCAAATATTGTTGCAAGGATGAAAGCTTCTGATGTTGCATACCCAAGCAGACAAAAATCTATGATAAAAACAAGCGTAAGGGAGTTTGTTTTGTCTTCTGCTGGTTCAAGAGATGTAGACCAGACATCAGACTCAATACCTCGTGATGAACTTGCTGCAATTGTCATAAACTTTGATGAAAAAATCAGTGGGCTGATGCATGAAGACAATCAAGTTGGCCAACCAACTGGTTTGAAAGAGCCTTTCCGAAAAGTCACTAACTGTTCATATAATGGAGATGGTGCACCAAACGGAACCATGAATGACGATTATTTTAATGCATCAGTCATTTTACCTGGTGGTGATCACGGAGTGCCGAGTAAAGGTGAGCCTTCACCACTGATCAGACGCTGGAAATCTGGGGGATCATGTGATTGTGGGGGTTGGGATCTTGGCTGTAGATTAAGAATTCTCAGTAGTGGACAGGTATCCAAGTGGTTTACACCAACTTGTGGGCCATTCAAGCTTTTCTTCGAG GAAGAATCTGGCGAGAAACGACCTTTCTACGCCTTGTCACCATTCAAAGATGGAATCTTTTCAGTAGAGTTTAATTCATCCATCAAACTTATACAAGCATTCTCCATCGGTATCGCAGTTCTGAACAGTGGAAAAACATCTGCAGAAATAACATCGTCCGAAGAGAGCGAGCCAAAAACCTTGAACCCGGCTGTATCCGAGGTTTCTGCAAAATACCTCTCATACCCTCCGGTCTCCCCATTTGGAAGAGTGTAG
- the LOC140883923 gene encoding ATP synthase small subunit 6, mitochondrial-like — translation MRKFDPWPVFFKREWNRNWPFLVGFAITGTIITKFSLSLTEEDKKNSPFAQRHMKK, via the exons ATGAGGAAATTCGATCCATGGCCAGTGTTCTTCAAGAGGGAATGGAATCGAAACTGGCCATTTCTGGTGGGTTTTGCAATTACGGGCACCATAATCACCAAGTTCTCCCTCAGCCTCACTG aggAGGACAAGAAGAATTCTCCGTTTGCGCAGAGGCACATGAAGAA ATGA
- the LOC140884931 gene encoding serine/threonine-protein kinase BSK5-like yields MGACCSVLHTCWWSYTNESNVVCSSHIDGCEDADLKLPAFKQFGLEELKASTSGFSAANIVSEQGEKAPNVVYKGQLKDDGGFIAIKRFNQSAWPDSSQFLEEAREVGNLRSSRLANLLGCCCEGDERLLVAEYMPHETLSKHLFHWENKPLKWSMRLRVALYIAQAVDYCSLRGRALYHDLNAYRVLFDQNGSPKLSCFGLMKNSRDGKSFSTNLSFTPPEYLKTGRVTPESVIYSFGTLLLDLLSGKHIPPSHALDLVRDKNFLMLMDSCLEGQVTNEDGVQLMQLASYCLQSEPRERPNAKSLVASLTSLQKETDTPCHELLGIDQPTPATQKLSPLGEACARLDLTAIHEILEKVGYNDDEGVSSELSFQMWTSQLQECLNCRKRGDATFREKDFKTAISCYTKFINGGALVSPTVIARRSLCYLMENKLQEALADALQAQISSPDWPVALYLQAAALFSLGMDNDARKTLSEGCSLSAKWNI; encoded by the exons ATGGGAGCTTGTTGTTCCGTTCTGCACACGTGCTGGTGGTCTTACACGAACGAATCCAACGTCGTTTGTTCGTCGCATATTG ATGGATGTGAGGATGCTGACCTAAAGTTGCCAGCTTTCAAACAGTTTGGATTGGAAGAGCTCAAGGCTTCCACCTCGGGTTTCTCCGCTGCCAACATCGTATCAGAACAGGGAGAAAAAGCACCTAATGTGGTGTACAAAGGCCAACTCAAGGATGACGGTGGTTTTATTGCCATTAAGCGGTTCAACCAGTCCGCTTGGCCCGATTCAAGCCAGTTTCTT GAGGAAGCCAGGGAAGTTGGCAACCTTCGGAGCTCGAGGTTGGCGAATTTGTTAGGATGTTGTTGCGAAGGGGATGAAAGGTTGCTCGTAGCCGAGTACATGCCTCATGAAACTCTttcaaaacatttatttcatt GGGAAAATAAACCACTGAAATGGTCAATGAGATTGAGAGTGGCCTTATACATAGCACAAGCTGTGGACTACTGCAGTCTTAGAGGACGGGCGCTGTATCACGATCTTAATGCTTACAGAGTTTTGTTCGATCAA AATGGTAGTCCCAAGCTATCGTGCTTTGGATTAATGAAGAACAGCCGGGATGGAAAGAGTTTCAGTACAAATCTATCATTCACCCCTCCCGAATATTTAAAAACGG GTAGAGTCACTCCAGAAAGTGTAATTTACAGTTTTGGCACCTTATTGCTTGATCTTCTCAGTGGCAAACATATTCCACCTAGCCAT GCACTCGATTTGGTACGCGACAAGAACTTTCTGATGCTGATGGATTCTTGTTTAGAGGGCCAGGTTACAAATGAAGATGGAGTTCAGTTGATGCAATTGGCTTCGTATTGTTTGCAATCTGAACCTCGTGAAAGGCCAAATGCTAAGTCTCTCGTAGCCTCCCTTACTTCTCTTCAGAAGGAAACAGAT ACACCATGTCATGAACTCTTGGGGATTGATCAACCTACACCTGCCACACAAAAGTTATCGCCCCTCGGTGAGGCGTGCGCAAGATTAGACCTCACCGCTATACACGAGATACTGGAGAAGGTTGGGTACAATGATGATGAGGGTGTTTCCAGTGAG CTCTCGTTTCAGATGTGGACAAGTCAACTTCAAGAATGCTTGAACTGTCGGAAGCGTGGCGACGCCACATTTCGTGAGAAAGACTTCAAGACTGCAATTAGTTGCTACACAAAG TTTATAAATGGTGGGGCTTTGGTCTCCCCGACCGTGATTGCTCGGCGCAGCCTGTGTTACCTAATGGAAAACAAGCTACAAGAAGCTCTAGCAGACGCTTTGCAAGCTCAAATATCATCTCCAGATTGGCCTGTTGCTTTGTATCTTCAAGCCGCCGCGCTCTTTAGCCTGGGGATGGACAACGATGCACGAAAAACACTTAGTGAGGGCTGCTCTTTGAGTGCCAAATGGAACATATAA